A section of the Phaseolus vulgaris cultivar G19833 chromosome 8, P. vulgaris v2.0, whole genome shotgun sequence genome encodes:
- the LOC137824780 gene encoding uncharacterized protein produces the protein MDILKRLQINIPFTEALKQMPTYAKFMKELLTRKRKINDQEIVELEVGCSAIIQKTLPQKFRDPGSFTLPVTIENLTIGKALLDLGASINLMSLSMLKKIGDVEVKPTRMTLQLVDRSIKYPHGIVEDLLVKVDKFLFPVDFVVMDIEEDVEIPLILGRPFIKTVKVIIDVDKGRLKVCAQDEQVSFNVLKAMKYSNDQKECFRLDVIVVEPLMTLIRRQAI, from the coding sequence ATGGATATTCTCAAAAGATTGCAAATTAACATTCCATTTACTGAAGCTTTAAAGCAGATGCCTACATATGCTAAATTCATGAAGGAATTATtgacaaggaaaagaaaaatcaatgaCCAGGAGATAGTTGAATTGGAAGTTGGATGTAGTGCTATAATTCAAAAAACATTACCACAGAAATTTAGAGATCCTGGAAGTTTCACTTTGCCAGTTACCATAGAAAATCTCACTATTGGAAAGGCATTATTGGATCTTGGAGCTAGTATTAATTTGATGTCTTTATCAATGTTGAAGAAAATTGGAGATGTAGAAGTGAAACCAACAAGAATGACTTTGCAGTTGGTTGATAGATCAATCAAATATCCACACGGAATAGTTGAAGATCTGTTGGTAAAGGTAGATAAATTTCTATTCCCTGTAGATTTTGTTGTAATGGATATTGAAGAAGATGTTGAAATACCTTTGATATTAGGAAGACCATTCATAAAAACTGTCAAAGTTATAATTGATGTAGATAAAGGAAGATTGAAGGTTTGTGCTCAAGATGAACAAGTAAGCTTTAATGTTTTAAAAGCAATGAAATATTCAAATGATCAGAAAGAGTGTTTCAGATTGGATGTGATTGTTGTTGAACCTTTAATGACGTTAATCAGGCGTCAAGCTatatga